A genomic segment from Kyrpidia tusciae DSM 2912 encodes:
- a CDS encoding fumarylacetoacetate hydrolase family protein, with protein MRLGCFAIDGEARLGLARGEEWVVDAAAAQRRLSEAGLVADGPLTGGDVRAVIEDWDGPAGQALRALHHALETAGDANWLAPGAGVVFALEEVEMLPPLGTPRKNVLCLGKNYADHAREMKSERPEYPVVFSKATSSLTGHGSGILRHRGVTDQLDYEGELAVVVGRRARGVSRKEAMDYIFGYTLINDVTARDWQRRHLQWHLGKSFDTFCPMGPFVVPKEDAPPIQEMVLETRVNGELRQRGRLTDLIFDIPTILEVISAGITLEPGDVIATGTPAGVGMGFQPPRFLDVGDRIEISVNGIGTLRNWVIEG; from the coding sequence ATGAGACTGGGGTGTTTCGCGATCGATGGGGAGGCCCGACTGGGCCTCGCCCGGGGTGAGGAGTGGGTGGTGGACGCGGCGGCTGCCCAGCGGCGTCTTTCCGAGGCGGGTTTAGTGGCGGATGGCCCATTGACGGGTGGCGATGTACGGGCGGTGATCGAGGATTGGGATGGGCCGGCCGGACAGGCTCTGCGTGCTCTTCATCACGCTCTGGAAACGGCTGGGGACGCGAACTGGTTGGCCCCCGGAGCCGGGGTCGTCTTTGCGCTGGAAGAGGTGGAGATGTTGCCCCCTCTGGGGACTCCGAGGAAGAATGTTCTATGCCTGGGCAAGAACTACGCCGATCACGCCCGGGAGATGAAATCTGAGCGTCCGGAGTATCCGGTGGTGTTTTCAAAAGCGACTTCTTCCTTAACGGGCCACGGGAGCGGGATTCTGCGCCACCGGGGTGTGACGGATCAATTGGATTATGAGGGTGAGCTGGCGGTGGTGGTGGGGCGCCGGGCCCGGGGGGTGTCCCGAAAAGAAGCGATGGATTACATATTCGGGTACACGTTGATCAATGACGTCACCGCCCGGGATTGGCAGCGCAGGCATCTGCAGTGGCACCTGGGGAAGAGCTTCGATACGTTTTGCCCCATGGGCCCTTTTGTGGTGCCGAAAGAAGATGCGCCTCCCATTCAAGAAATGGTGTTGGAAACCCGGGTTAACGGCGAGCTGCGCCAGAGAGGCCGGCTGACCGACCTGATTTTTGACATTCCGACGATCCTGGAGGTCATTAGTGCGGGAATCACCCTTGAGCCCGGGGATGTCATCGCCACCGGAACGCCGGCGGGGGTGGGGATGGGATTTCAACCTCCCCGGTTTTTGGATGTAGGGGATCGTATCGAAATTTCAGTGAATGGCATCGGTACATTGAGGAACTGGGTGATCGAAGGGTAA
- the veg gene encoding biofilm formation stimulator Veg: MAAKNALLEIKRSLDSYVGEKILIRANNGRRKMIERTGILEETYPSVFVIKLDQSDHSFKRVSYSYADILTETVELMIMRDDEPVRVCIER; encoded by the coding sequence GTGGCGGCGAAGAATGCGCTTTTGGAGATTAAGCGCAGCCTCGACAGCTACGTGGGGGAGAAGATCCTGATCCGGGCCAATAACGGACGACGCAAGATGATCGAGCGGACAGGTATTCTGGAAGAGACCTATCCGTCTGTTTTTGTGATCAAGTTGGATCAGTCGGACCACTCGTTCAAACGCGTTTCGTACAGCTACGCCGATATTCTGACGGAGACGGTGGAGTTGATGATCATGCGGGACGATGAGCCCGTGCGGGTTTGTATCGAACGGTAG
- a CDS encoding small, acid-soluble spore protein, alpha/beta type, which yields MPRRRGVMSEEFKVELAKDLGFYDTVQREGWGGIRARDAGNMVRRAIEIAEKALRERHDTDL from the coding sequence GTGCCGAGACGGCGTGGCGTAATGTCCGAGGAATTTAAGGTCGAGTTGGCAAAGGACCTCGGATTCTACGACACCGTGCAGCGGGAAGGCTGGGGTGGCATTCGCGCCCGGGATGCCGGGAATATGGTTCGCAGAGCCATCGAGATCGCCGAGAAAGCGTTGCGGGAGCGCCACGACACCGACCTGTAA
- a CDS encoding cyanophycinase, with translation MRATPGPLVIIGGAEDKQGDCVILRELIRLAGGEQARIVVITAATEFPIEVGNEYVQVLTRLGAEEVHPLHIVKREDASAPFAVRLVERASCVFFTGGEQGRITRLLGGTQLDAALHRRHGDGLVLAGTSAGASVMSSTMIVEGEAETSPRPGIVHMEPGMEFLNGVVIDQHFAQRGRLGRLLSAVTKYPHHLGMGIDENTAVVVSGVECRVIGTGAVSIVDASALTYANVESADRGEPLALCGIRLHVLPAGHRFDLRDRRPILEDVEPHRGDEELTS, from the coding sequence GTGCGAGCGACGCCGGGACCTCTGGTGATCATCGGCGGGGCTGAAGACAAACAAGGAGACTGCGTCATCTTGCGGGAACTGATTCGTCTGGCCGGAGGGGAACAGGCGCGCATCGTCGTGATCACCGCAGCGACGGAATTTCCCATCGAGGTAGGTAACGAGTACGTGCAAGTCCTGACGCGCTTGGGAGCTGAAGAGGTCCATCCTCTCCACATCGTAAAGCGGGAGGACGCGAGCGCCCCCTTCGCCGTGCGATTAGTGGAACGGGCGAGTTGTGTATTTTTTACGGGCGGTGAACAGGGGCGTATCACCCGTTTATTGGGCGGTACACAGTTGGATGCTGCGCTCCACCGGCGGCATGGGGACGGGTTGGTCTTGGCCGGGACCAGCGCCGGCGCTTCCGTGATGTCCAGCACGATGATTGTCGAAGGGGAGGCAGAAACGAGTCCTCGTCCGGGAATTGTTCACATGGAGCCGGGCATGGAGTTTTTGAATGGCGTGGTGATTGATCAGCATTTCGCCCAGCGGGGTCGGCTCGGGCGACTGTTGTCAGCGGTGACCAAGTATCCTCATCATCTCGGGATGGGGATCGACGAAAACACGGCGGTGGTCGTTTCAGGGGTAGAATGCCGAGTAATTGGCACCGGAGCGGTGAGCATCGTGGACGCCAGTGCCCTCACTTACGCGAACGTCGAGTCTGCCGACCGGGGGGAGCCCCTGGCCCTGTGTGGCATTCGGCTGCACGTACTGCCCGCGGGCCATCGATTCGATCTGCGGGACCGCCGGCCGATTCTGGAAGACGTTGAACCTCACCGAGGAGATGAGGAGTTGACATCATGA